The following proteins are co-located in the Leptospira selangorensis genome:
- the thrB gene encoding homoserine kinase, with the protein MSTPKYKFQIKVPGTSANLGPGFDLLGLAFQIYNEFSFEFGKSSEFTRKIKGSSAPVFTDDEDLVLQSYKTYFSVFVSSQTKSSSSPIPYSVTMELGLPLKGGLGSSASAVVAGFSAARFAQSVYFPETKLPSEAEFLYQLALLEGHPDNTTPAYLGGFVFSYFAEDKLYYFKRKFPKNVHCFFLIPELEISTNHSRKCLPDTYPVSDIIFNLSRMSTWWEFLESGEPGLLKRALEDKIHTPYRMNSEFPLLPLVQEIEKSAIGVSLSGSGPAVLVYTRRKDSKRLEKKFSELTKQFSEKSGITCRLVHLSPDTSGAKISFKKIS; encoded by the coding sequence ATGAGCACTCCAAAATATAAATTCCAAATTAAGGTCCCAGGAACTTCCGCTAATTTAGGTCCCGGTTTCGATCTATTGGGGTTGGCATTCCAAATTTATAACGAGTTCAGTTTTGAATTCGGAAAATCCTCTGAGTTTACTCGGAAGATCAAAGGATCTTCTGCTCCGGTTTTTACCGACGATGAAGATCTAGTTTTACAATCTTATAAAACATATTTTTCAGTATTTGTATCTTCACAAACAAAATCATCTTCTTCTCCCATTCCCTATTCTGTAACCATGGAACTGGGGCTTCCTTTAAAGGGCGGTTTGGGTTCTAGTGCGAGTGCTGTGGTCGCGGGATTTTCTGCTGCGAGATTCGCGCAAAGTGTATATTTTCCGGAGACAAAACTGCCGAGTGAAGCGGAGTTTTTGTACCAACTCGCTTTATTGGAAGGTCATCCTGATAATACAACTCCTGCTTATTTAGGCGGATTTGTTTTCTCTTATTTTGCGGAAGATAAACTCTATTATTTTAAAAGAAAATTCCCTAAGAATGTACATTGTTTCTTTTTAATTCCCGAATTAGAGATCTCGACAAATCATTCCAGGAAATGCCTTCCGGATACCTATCCAGTTTCTGATATTATTTTTAATTTGAGTAGAATGTCTACTTGGTGGGAATTTTTAGAATCAGGAGAACCTGGACTTCTAAAAAGAGCTTTGGAAGATAAGATCCATACTCCATATAGAATGAATTCCGAATTTCCACTTTTACCTTTGGTTCAAGAGATAGAAAAATCTGCCATTGGTGTTTCTCTTTCCGGAAGTGGTCCTGCTGTTCTTGTTTATACGAGAAGAAAGGACTCTAAAAGATTGGAGAAAAAATTTTCGGAACTTACAAAACAATTCTCTGAAAAATCAGGAATTACTTGCAGACTAGTTCATCTTTCTCCAGATACGAGTGGGGCAAAGATCTCTTTTAAAAAGATTTCTTAA
- a CDS encoding DsbA family protein — protein sequence MSEETSSTLLDRVFGPKFKEVLPWIFLGYVLISIAIIVKLSIPEHYMRVGTFGFYTISDIKKDNPSAYRKYLQENNQQMYRMFSQLASQEILKKEAAAKGVPVEELTKFGRGYEPVQDEVVAAYNQFKDEPGLKGKPLAAVQGEIVKYLKAVQADRERQSFFGRMREEYNTEIIGPELPPPTRVAIETSENPTLGPADAKVTIVEFSDFECPYCAMSQTTTKALREQYKDKIKWVFRDFPMDFHRNAMFAHVAANCAIPQGKYWQYNSLLFENGRKLEKGNVIKLAQQVGLDMGAFNRCIADEDKIKGEIEADMQAGQSYGVNGTPAFFINGILVEGNMPIQNFTKIIDEELKNN from the coding sequence ATGTCTGAAGAAACTTCTTCCACTCTGTTAGACCGTGTTTTCGGTCCGAAATTCAAGGAGGTACTTCCTTGGATCTTTTTAGGCTACGTTCTAATATCTATCGCTATTATCGTAAAACTTTCGATCCCTGAACATTATATGAGAGTCGGGACTTTCGGATTCTATACTATCTCTGATATAAAAAAAGATAACCCGTCCGCTTACCGTAAATACCTTCAGGAAAACAATCAGCAGATGTACAGAATGTTCTCCCAACTTGCTTCTCAAGAGATCTTGAAAAAAGAAGCGGCTGCTAAAGGAGTTCCTGTAGAAGAGCTTACTAAGTTTGGAAGAGGATATGAACCTGTTCAAGACGAGGTCGTGGCAGCTTACAATCAATTCAAAGACGAGCCTGGCTTAAAAGGAAAACCTTTAGCTGCAGTCCAAGGTGAGATCGTAAAATATTTAAAAGCAGTACAAGCTGATAGAGAAAGACAATCATTCTTCGGAAGAATGAGAGAAGAGTATAATACCGAGATTATCGGACCGGAACTTCCTCCTCCTACAAGAGTTGCTATCGAAACTAGCGAGAATCCTACTCTTGGACCAGCTGATGCAAAAGTTACTATCGTAGAATTTTCCGATTTTGAATGCCCTTATTGCGCGATGAGCCAAACCACTACTAAGGCTCTTAGAGAACAATATAAAGATAAGATCAAATGGGTCTTTAGGGATTTTCCTATGGACTTCCATAGAAACGCGATGTTTGCTCACGTTGCTGCAAATTGCGCGATCCCTCAGGGAAAATACTGGCAGTACAATAGCCTTCTTTTTGAAAACGGAAGAAAATTAGAAAAAGGGAATGTAATCAAACTGGCTCAGCAAGTTGGTTTAGATATGGGAGCATTCAATCGTTGTATCGCTGACGAAGACAAAATTAAAGGCGAGATCGAAGCAGATATGCAAGCAGGACAAAGTTACGGAGTAAACGGAACCCCTGCTTTCTTCATTAACGGTATTTTAGTGGAAGGCAATATGCCGATCCAAAATTTCACGAAGATCATCGACGAAGAGCTGAAAAATAACTAA
- a CDS encoding malate dehydrogenase: MAKTVKVAVTGAAGQIGYSLLFRIASGQMFGADTPVEIQMLELEAALPAAKGVIMELEDCAFPLLQKVSVSADIDVAFKDINWALLVGSVPRKAGMERSDLLKINGGIFVNQGKAIEKNASSDVRVLVVGNPCNTNCLIAMNNAKGVPTDRWFAMTKLDENRAKSQLAIKSGNLVKDVTNVAIWGNHSSTQYPDFYNAKIGGKVATDVIKDHDWLKGDFIKNVQQRGAEIIKARGASSAASAANGVVDTVRQIITPTPAGDWFSVAVTSDGSYGADKGLIFGYPVKSDGTKVEIIKGLELNDFAKEKFNITHDELKSERDEVKGML; encoded by the coding sequence ATGGCAAAAACAGTTAAGGTAGCAGTTACGGGTGCCGCTGGGCAGATCGGATATTCTTTATTATTTAGGATCGCATCCGGTCAAATGTTCGGAGCGGACACTCCTGTAGAGATCCAAATGTTGGAACTGGAGGCGGCTCTTCCTGCTGCTAAAGGTGTGATCATGGAATTGGAAGACTGCGCCTTTCCTCTTTTGCAAAAAGTAAGTGTTTCCGCGGATATAGATGTCGCTTTTAAAGACATCAACTGGGCGCTACTTGTAGGTTCCGTTCCAAGAAAAGCAGGAATGGAAAGAAGCGACCTTCTTAAAATTAACGGTGGGATTTTTGTAAACCAAGGAAAAGCGATCGAGAAGAACGCTTCTTCTGATGTAAGAGTTCTAGTAGTTGGGAACCCTTGCAATACGAATTGTCTTATCGCTATGAACAATGCGAAAGGAGTTCCTACAGATCGTTGGTTTGCAATGACCAAGCTGGATGAGAACCGTGCTAAATCCCAACTTGCTATCAAGTCTGGAAATTTAGTGAAAGATGTAACCAATGTTGCGATCTGGGGAAATCACTCTTCTACTCAATACCCTGACTTTTATAATGCTAAGATCGGCGGAAAAGTCGCAACTGATGTGATCAAGGATCATGATTGGTTAAAAGGTGATTTCATTAAGAACGTTCAACAACGTGGAGCAGAGATCATTAAAGCAAGAGGAGCTTCTTCTGCTGCATCTGCTGCTAACGGAGTTGTGGATACTGTTCGCCAGATCATCACTCCTACACCGGCAGGAGATTGGTTCAGCGTTGCTGTAACTTCTGACGGATCTTACGGTGCGGATAAGGGACTGATCTTCGGATACCCTGTTAAGTCCGACGGAACTAAGGTTGAGATCATTAAAGGATTGGAATTGAATGACTTTGCAAAAGAGAAATTCAATATCACTCATGACGAACTCAAATCCGAAAGAGACGAAGTAAAAGGGATGTTATAA
- a CDS encoding aminotransferase class I/II-fold pyridoxal phosphate-dependent enzyme produces MQETPSTKLPFFSELPAFFSRLESQKRIRVLDPPSGLDLCSNDYLGLSTHPEIIQALKEGIDIYGAGSTASRLVRGHRTVFEELENDFSDWVQSEDSLFFANGYAANLGTISCVADPSYTIFCDRKNHASLMDGVRLSGAKKVYYKHSDLNDLENVLKKHQGTKHKMIVTESVFSMDGDKTDIGALIDLKEKYGALLYIDEAHAIGLFGKEGAGVSLEENVSRVSEIDFRMSTLGKALGLEGAVISTTKDARKYLLHSARTFVFSTGPLPAIAHAGRIAIRLARQMDQERRRLADNSEFFRISLHQIGRDTGNSNTQIVPILLGSEEEALQLSSRLERNGFQAKAIRPPTVDISRIRVSLNSKIKREELEKFIQLVREN; encoded by the coding sequence GTGCAGGAAACTCCATCCACGAAACTTCCTTTCTTTTCGGAGCTTCCTGCCTTCTTTTCCAGGTTAGAATCTCAAAAGAGGATCCGAGTCTTGGATCCTCCTTCCGGCCTGGACCTCTGCTCCAATGATTATCTGGGGCTTTCTACTCATCCTGAAATCATCCAAGCTCTAAAAGAAGGAATCGATATCTATGGCGCGGGTTCTACCGCTAGCCGTTTAGTTCGAGGTCATAGAACGGTATTCGAAGAATTAGAGAATGATTTTTCGGACTGGGTCCAATCCGAAGATTCTCTCTTCTTCGCAAATGGATATGCCGCTAATTTAGGAACAATTTCTTGTGTTGCCGATCCTTCTTATACAATCTTTTGTGATCGTAAAAATCATGCTTCTCTAATGGACGGGGTCCGTCTCTCCGGCGCTAAAAAAGTATATTATAAACATTCCGATCTAAACGACTTGGAAAATGTATTAAAAAAACACCAAGGCACTAAACATAAGATGATCGTCACCGAATCCGTATTTAGTATGGACGGAGACAAAACCGATATCGGTGCATTAATAGATCTGAAAGAAAAATATGGAGCACTTCTATATATAGACGAGGCTCATGCAATCGGGCTTTTCGGGAAAGAAGGAGCTGGAGTCTCTTTAGAAGAAAACGTCTCCAGGGTTTCTGAAATAGATTTTAGAATGTCTACCTTAGGCAAGGCATTAGGCTTAGAAGGTGCAGTTATTTCTACAACTAAGGATGCCAGAAAATATTTGCTACATTCTGCTAGAACTTTCGTGTTCTCTACTGGTCCTCTTCCAGCGATCGCACATGCGGGTAGGATTGCGATCCGTCTTGCAAGACAGATGGATCAGGAAAGAAGAAGATTAGCGGATAATTCAGAATTTTTCCGAATATCTCTCCATCAGATTGGAAGAGATACAGGAAATTCTAATACTCAAATTGTGCCGATACTTTTGGGTTCAGAAGAAGAAGCACTGCAACTTTCATCTCGTTTAGAACGAAACGGATTCCAAGCCAAAGCGATCCGTCCTCCAACTGTCGATATTTCTCGGATCAGAGTTTCTCTCAATTCTAAGATCAAAAGAGAAGAGTTGGAAAAGTTCATACAATTGGTTCGGGAGAATTAA
- the bioD gene encoding dethiobiotin synthase — translation MSIFVTGTGTDIGKTFFCSLVMAKYAEELGLKYLKPIQTGTDSDRVKIMNLTGLNESYFLKNYYTFELPASPHLASEMENTAVDTDELSRHLFSIKDAKILVEGAGGVYVPLNRYYFTVDLVEQAKIPLVLVASTELGTINHTLLSIEALRKREIKVLGVYFIGPENPLRSDNIRTIIEAAEIGLLGTFLLPERKLSRKEFLDKVVNEFDPDRILPDLLFP, via the coding sequence TTGTCCATCTTTGTAACCGGAACCGGGACCGATATTGGTAAAACATTTTTTTGCTCTCTTGTGATGGCTAAGTATGCAGAAGAGCTTGGGCTGAAATATTTAAAACCAATCCAAACAGGAACGGATTCGGATAGAGTAAAGATCATGAATCTTACCGGATTAAATGAATCTTATTTTTTAAAAAATTATTATACATTCGAACTTCCTGCTTCTCCACATTTAGCTTCTGAGATGGAAAATACAGCTGTAGACACTGACGAACTTTCCAGGCATTTATTCAGTATTAAGGATGCTAAAATATTGGTAGAAGGTGCAGGGGGTGTATATGTTCCTCTTAACCGTTATTATTTTACTGTAGACCTAGTAGAGCAGGCAAAAATTCCATTAGTGTTGGTTGCTTCTACTGAACTTGGAACAATCAATCATACGTTATTGTCTATTGAGGCTCTTCGAAAAAGAGAAATCAAGGTTTTAGGCGTCTATTTTATAGGTCCAGAAAACCCGCTTCGCTCTGATAATATCAGGACCATCATAGAAGCTGCTGAAATCGGACTTTTGGGAACATTTCTTCTTCCTGAAAGAAAGTTGTCTAGAAAGGAATTCTTAGATAAGGTTGTAAATGAATTCGATCCGGATAGGATCCTTCCGGACTTACTTTTCCCTTGA
- the bioA gene encoding adenosylmethionine--8-amino-7-oxononanoate transaminase, producing MIWHPYTIQLDSDPPLKIVSAKGEFLYDENGKEYIDAISSWWVSIHGHNHPKLVEAVKKQLDSLDHVLLAGFTHPPALELAHELLEFTDWNFRKVVYSDNGSTALEIMLKIALQYFRNQGREKKKVFINFSYSYHGDTIGAMSVGGDSVFNRVFQSLLFQTKNFPSPACHDCPVSKSPHSCAEDCLDELEAYLSAHSEEVVGVVMEPLIAGAGGMLFHKPSVLTKLREITERHDVLLLLDEVFTGFGRTGANFAYQKAGIRPDMVALAKGLTAGILPLAVTLVREEIYKEFLSSEPMKAFYHGHTMTGYPPGCAAALASLRIYKEENRLADVKQLESYLEEGWAKLRAEFPDKIKNTRVLGSVGVGELFTGKVQPGYVNPFSREFRRICQEKGVILRPLGNVIYITPPYNISKSSLDKVFQAIREGLAAYKIQD from the coding sequence TTGATCTGGCATCCATACACAATCCAATTAGATTCAGATCCTCCTTTGAAGATAGTATCTGCAAAGGGTGAATTTTTATATGATGAAAATGGAAAAGAATATATAGATGCGATTTCCTCCTGGTGGGTAAGTATCCACGGTCATAATCATCCAAAACTTGTAGAAGCAGTCAAAAAGCAGTTAGATTCTTTGGACCATGTACTTCTTGCAGGTTTTACACATCCTCCTGCCTTAGAACTTGCTCATGAACTTTTAGAATTCACCGATTGGAATTTTCGTAAAGTTGTCTATTCGGACAACGGTTCCACTGCGTTAGAGATCATGTTGAAGATAGCTCTTCAGTATTTTAGGAACCAAGGTAGAGAAAAGAAAAAGGTATTTATCAACTTCTCCTATTCATATCATGGAGACACAATCGGTGCAATGAGTGTAGGAGGAGACTCAGTATTCAATCGAGTATTTCAGAGCCTTTTATTCCAGACCAAAAATTTCCCTTCTCCTGCCTGCCATGATTGTCCTGTTTCTAAATCCCCACATTCCTGTGCGGAAGATTGTTTGGATGAATTAGAAGCCTATTTATCCGCTCACTCCGAAGAAGTAGTGGGAGTGGTAATGGAACCGTTGATTGCGGGTGCGGGTGGAATGTTATTCCATAAACCAAGCGTTCTTACTAAGCTGAGAGAGATTACTGAACGTCATGATGTGCTCCTGCTTTTGGACGAGGTATTTACTGGTTTTGGAAGAACAGGTGCAAACTTTGCCTACCAAAAGGCAGGTATTCGTCCCGACATGGTGGCTCTCGCAAAAGGACTAACTGCGGGAATTCTACCCTTGGCAGTGACCTTAGTTCGGGAAGAAATTTACAAAGAGTTTTTATCCTCTGAACCTATGAAGGCGTTCTATCATGGACATACCATGACTGGATATCCTCCCGGTTGCGCTGCTGCACTTGCATCATTACGAATTTATAAAGAAGAGAATAGGCTCGCTGACGTAAAACAGTTAGAATCTTATCTGGAAGAAGGTTGGGCCAAACTAAGAGCTGAATTTCCGGATAAGATCAAGAACACAAGAGTATTAGGTTCGGTAGGTGTAGGAGAACTTTTTACAGGAAAGGTTCAACCGGGTTATGTAAATCCATTCTCAAGAGAATTTCGCAGGATCTGCCAAGAGAAAGGAGTTATACTCAGACCACTCGGGAATGTGATATATATCACTCCTCCATATAATATTTCTAAATCTTCTTTGGATAAGGTATTCCAAGCAATCCGAGAAGGTCTTGCTGCTTACAAAATCCAAGACTAG
- the bioB gene encoding biotin synthase BioB, with product MKLSLETPPVTEEKVFSEVPSIIDREETHAILSGQIPLTEALDKAFKVREKYFGKTVRIHVLDNIKNGHCPEDCGYCAQRKNAGSGVQEYSMKSPEEIFQDAVQAKENGAYRFCMVTAGTGPNSLATEKLAFTIEKISKELGLKVCLSAGLLDREKAERLKAAGLDRYNHNLNTSKAHYPEICDTHTYEQRVETITHLMKAGVGMCSGVIVGMGESLWDLTDVIYEIKNLKVISIPVNFFIPVAGHAIKNPQSLTPEFCLRTLIAFRLVNPDSEVRIAAGREGHLRGLQGMALYAANSLFASGYLNVKGSDAADTIRMILDSGFYPEFSSGMGEEIDWESALGKDHPYAPENFPELYKYRKSLK from the coding sequence ATGAAACTTAGTCTAGAAACTCCTCCAGTCACCGAAGAAAAAGTATTTTCAGAGGTGCCAAGTATAATCGATCGAGAGGAAACACATGCAATTCTAAGCGGTCAGATCCCATTGACCGAGGCCTTGGACAAGGCATTCAAGGTCCGTGAAAAATACTTCGGTAAAACAGTTCGTATTCACGTTCTAGACAATATTAAGAACGGACATTGCCCGGAAGATTGTGGTTACTGCGCTCAAAGAAAGAACGCAGGCTCCGGAGTCCAAGAATATTCTATGAAATCTCCAGAGGAGATCTTCCAGGACGCAGTCCAAGCCAAAGAGAATGGAGCCTATCGTTTCTGTATGGTTACTGCTGGAACAGGCCCTAATTCCTTAGCCACTGAAAAGCTGGCATTCACCATCGAAAAGATCAGTAAAGAATTGGGACTAAAAGTATGTTTGTCCGCCGGTCTGCTGGATAGAGAAAAAGCAGAACGTTTAAAAGCTGCCGGTTTAGACAGATACAATCATAACCTGAATACTTCTAAGGCACACTATCCAGAAATCTGTGACACACATACCTACGAACAAAGGGTAGAAACAATTACTCACCTGATGAAGGCAGGAGTAGGAATGTGTTCCGGTGTGATCGTTGGAATGGGAGAATCTCTTTGGGATCTAACGGATGTTATATACGAGATCAAAAATCTAAAAGTGATCTCTATCCCAGTGAATTTTTTCATCCCAGTTGCAGGGCACGCGATTAAAAATCCTCAAAGTTTAACCCCTGAATTTTGCCTCAGAACTCTGATTGCATTTCGTTTGGTGAACCCTGACTCAGAAGTTCGTATTGCAGCAGGAAGAGAAGGGCATTTGAGAGGATTACAAGGAATGGCTTTATATGCCGCGAATTCCTTATTTGCAAGCGGGTATTTGAACGTTAAAGGTTCAGATGCAGCAGATACCATTCGAATGATCTTGGACTCTGGATTTTATCCTGAGTTTTCTTCCGGTATGGGAGAAGAAATAGATTGGGAATCTGCTCTAGGAAAAGACCATCCGTACGCTCCTGAAAATTTCCCGGAACTTTACAAATATCGGAAATCCTTGAAATAG
- a CDS encoding GDSL-type esterase/lipase family protein, which yields MKVLGICFFLISLISCSVFQPRIIYDYYNPDFKCVDKLGIRDSDNWESYQKLYQDAVLLYTNENEKLKKANIVFVGNSLIAAIPPDLVQADFPGSVNRGIAGDMTELLLGRLDATVLSLKPSTIILEIGGNDIRDGKCLDYIEGIHRLLIQKIRTSLPNTKVLILGIPPVLSKNVNSVSPIVNAWLLRIANENQNVQFLDIWPEFRQKGTPFIREELALSFEGKKDPIHINRDAYIIWLRKIKSLLK from the coding sequence ATGAAAGTATTAGGGATTTGCTTTTTTCTTATTTCCCTAATCTCTTGTTCCGTCTTCCAACCCAGGATAATTTACGATTATTATAATCCTGATTTCAAATGTGTGGACAAGCTTGGTATCCGGGATTCTGACAACTGGGAATCCTACCAAAAATTATATCAAGATGCAGTTTTACTTTACACCAATGAGAACGAAAAATTAAAAAAAGCGAATATCGTTTTTGTAGGTAACAGCCTGATTGCGGCTATTCCACCGGATCTGGTCCAAGCAGATTTTCCTGGATCTGTGAACCGAGGGATCGCAGGGGATATGACGGAACTTCTCCTAGGGCGTTTGGACGCCACAGTTCTGAGTTTAAAACCTTCTACCATTATCCTCGAAATTGGGGGAAATGATATCAGAGACGGGAAATGTTTGGATTATATAGAAGGGATCCATAGACTTCTGATCCAAAAGATCAGGACGAGCCTTCCAAATACTAAGGTGCTTATACTAGGGATTCCCCCGGTTTTGAGCAAAAATGTGAATTCCGTATCTCCTATCGTAAACGCTTGGCTTTTACGGATCGCTAATGAAAACCAAAACGTTCAATTTTTGGATATCTGGCCTGAGTTTAGACAGAAAGGGACCCCTTTTATTCGAGAAGAATTGGCACTTTCTTTTGAAGGAAAAAAAGATCCGATCCATATCAATAGAGATGCCTATATCATCTGGCTTCGTAAAATTAAATCTCTCCTTAAATAA
- the serB gene encoding phosphoserine phosphatase SerB gives MILFFSPKNDSDPQRLSEALSARFKQPVFIERRSEVSKNFVCDVWETDHSLPREELVYLRQELQRFRKIDLIQISSFLNNGALFCFDMDSTLIQEEVIDELARYAGVYEEVAHVTKEAMEGNLNFQEALQKRCSYLKDLPVSVFDELYFKLHPNHGVPELFQGLKNKNVKTAVFSGGFTDILERFKQEYSIDEIRANYLDRAEDKLLGTVSGTVVDKNIKRDSLLELQSRFKIGRENIVAVGDGANDQLMLEASGIGIGFHAKEGLKVNISNWIDFASMDVLLYLFAE, from the coding sequence GTGATCTTATTTTTTAGTCCTAAAAACGATTCGGATCCCCAAAGATTATCCGAAGCACTTTCAGCGAGATTCAAACAACCAGTCTTTATAGAAAGAAGATCCGAAGTTTCCAAAAACTTTGTATGTGATGTTTGGGAAACTGATCATTCACTTCCAAGAGAAGAATTGGTCTATTTGAGACAAGAGTTGCAAAGATTCCGAAAGATCGATTTGATCCAGATCTCTTCCTTTTTGAATAATGGTGCATTATTTTGTTTCGATATGGATTCTACTTTGATCCAAGAAGAAGTTATAGACGAACTTGCAAGATACGCAGGCGTATATGAAGAAGTAGCGCATGTCACCAAAGAAGCAATGGAAGGAAACCTGAACTTCCAAGAAGCTCTACAAAAAAGATGCTCTTATTTGAAAGATCTTCCTGTTTCAGTATTTGATGAATTATACTTTAAATTACATCCGAATCATGGTGTTCCTGAATTATTCCAGGGATTAAAGAATAAGAATGTAAAAACCGCGGTTTTCAGCGGTGGATTCACTGATATCTTAGAAAGATTTAAACAAGAATATTCTATTGATGAGATCCGTGCAAATTATCTGGATAGAGCAGAAGATAAACTTTTAGGAACAGTTTCCGGAACCGTTGTAGATAAAAATATCAAAAGAGATTCTCTTTTGGAGCTCCAGTCCCGTTTCAAAATAGGAAGAGAGAATATTGTAGCAGTGGGTGACGGAGCAAACGATCAACTCATGTTAGAAGCTTCCGGGATCGGCATAGGTTTCCACGCGAAAGAAGGTCTGAAGGTTAATATTTCCAATTGGATCGATTTTGCTTCTATGGATGTTTTACTGTATTTGTTTGCGGAATAA